One Bacteroidota bacterium genomic window carries:
- a CDS encoding sialidase family protein, with amino-acid sequence MKYLACLLPFILLATTTRSQDPYWNKLPGPFTGKVSCSVTTPGGAILLGGEMNSPVEYQYYRSTDQGETWEGKYVISKDRPDQTPAQFLLRPNGELYLLTGSALYTSGDEGNTWTLMSNLAGAKSVWFPSNGKIYVAGYYGVFESSDNGASWQNVGPKYQ; translated from the coding sequence ATGAAGTATCTTGCCTGTCTGCTGCCGTTCATTCTGCTTGCCACAACCACCAGGTCGCAAGATCCATATTGGAATAAGCTCCCCGGTCCGTTCACGGGGAAGGTGTCTTGTTCCGTTACCACCCCGGGCGGGGCGATACTCCTTGGAGGGGAAATGAACTCACCCGTCGAATATCAGTATTATCGTTCGACTGATCAAGGGGAGACCTGGGAAGGCAAATATGTCATATCGAAGGATCGTCCTGATCAAACGCCTGCACAATTCCTCCTTCGGCCGAATGGCGAACTGTATCTCTTGACGGGTTCCGCGCTGTATACATCGGGGGACGAGGGAAATACCTGGACGCTCATGAGCAATCTCGCGGGGGCAAAATCGGTCTGGTTTCCCTCTAACGGGAAAATCTATGTGGCCGGGTATTACGGCGTGTTCGAGTCGTCGGATAACGGAGCCTCGTGGCAGAACGTCGGACCCAAATACCAGTAG